In Castanea sativa cultivar Marrone di Chiusa Pesio chromosome 6, ASM4071231v1, a single window of DNA contains:
- the LOC142637953 gene encoding epidermis-specific secreted glycoprotein EP1-like, producing MRLFSLFFLCSLLPFIAQSSVPPNVTFRYVNEGEFGPYIVEYDGNYRGLSIFNSPFQLFFYNTTPNAYTLALRMATRRSESLFRWVWEANRGNPVHENATLTFGTDGNLVLADADGRVAWQTNTANKGVVGLKLLPNGNMVLHNSKGNFIWQSFDSPTDTLLVGQYLRAGSVTKLVSRASERDNNDGPYSLVMEPKGLAFYYKSKNSPSPRPILYFFLSSHLEGSLENVTLNSTPETNEAYSYDLGIEYRSASANPPNIGNSLSARPKYNSTLSFLRLGIDGNLRFYTYYDKVNYRAWEVTYILFDRDSTESECQLPERCGEFGLCDSNQCVACPMSNGLLGWSKDCKPKKITSCGMNDFHYYKVEGADHFMSKFTTGNTLTENNCGKKCTEDCKCLGYFYHKETSKCWVAHDLNTLTKSSNSTHVGYIKVPNH from the coding sequence ATGCGCTTGTTTTCCCTCTTCTTCCTTTGCTCACTTCTTCCCTTCATTGCTCAATCTTCTGTTCCTCCCAATGTAACATTTAGATATGTTAATGAAGGAGAATTTGGGCCATACATTGTTGAGTACGATGGAAACTATCGTGGACTATCCATTTTTAATTCTCCATTCcaacttttcttttataacaCCACCCCTAATGCTTACACCCTCGCATTACGCATGGCTACCAGACGTTCAGAGTCACTGTTTCGTTGGGTTTGGGAAGCCAATAGAGGCAACCCAGTTCACGAAAATGCTACCCTCACTTTTGGGACTGATGGGAACCTAGTCTTGGCTGATGCTGATGGCCGAGTTGCTTGGCAAACCAATACCGCCAACAAAGGTGTGGTAGGCTTGAAATTGTTACCAAATGGTAACATGGTCCTTCATAACTCGAAGGGCAATTTTATTTGGCAAAGTTTTGACTCTCCAACAGATACACTGTTGGTTGGTCAATATTTGCGAGCTGGGAGTGTTACTAAGCTTGTAAGTCGGGCTTCTGAAAGGGATAACAATGATGGGCCTTACAGCTTAGTGATGGAGCCTAAAGGATTGGCCTTCTACTATAAGAGCAAGAATTCTCCTAGTCCTAGGCCGATTCTCTACTTCTTCTTATCTTCTCATTTGGAGGGCTCCTTAGAAAATGTGACACTAAATTCTACCCCAGAAACGAATGAAGCCTATTCTTATGATCTAGGCATAGAGTACCGTTCGGCCTCGGCCAACCCACCAAATATTGGAAACAGCCTTTCGGCTAGGCCCAAATACAATAGCACATTATCTTTTCTTCGTCTTGGCATTGATGGTAATCTTAGGTTCTATACTTACTATGATAAGGTAAATTACCGTGCTTGGGAAGTTACATACATTCTATTTGATAGAGACTCGACTGAGAGTGAGTGCCAATTGCCTGAGCGTTGCGGGGAATTTGGGCTTTGTGATAGCAACCAGTGTGTTGCCTGCCCAATGTCAAATGGGTTATTGGGTTGGAGTAAGGACTGCAAGCCCAAAAAGATTACATCTTGTGGAATGAATGATTTTCACTactacaaagttgaaggtgctGACCATTTCATGAGCAAATTCACCACCGGAAATACCCTTACAGAAAATAACTGTGGCAAAAAGTGTACAGAGGACTGCAAGTGTTTGGGCTATTTTTACCACAAGGAGACCTCCAAATGTTGGGTCGCTCATGATCTCAACACTCTAACAAAATCCTCCAATTCTACACATGTGGGTTATATTAAGGTGCCAAATCACTAA